A segment of the Sylvia atricapilla isolate bSylAtr1 chromosome 25, bSylAtr1.pri, whole genome shotgun sequence genome:
GACAAAACTCTGCTGAGTGTCGTTGTACCTTTCTGGTAGGACAGAGCTTTAGCATGCTGGGTGTAAGTGTATATTTCTGAGAACTAGTGGGTCTAAATCAGTCTCCAAATCTCTAACTGCTGGGGGATGCTATGTGTGCATCTGTGGATTTAACACAGTTGTGTGTGCTGCAGCTTACAGCTCAGGGTTTAGATAATTGCAGAATTCTGCAAGAGCATCTCCTGTTCCTTTTGAACCCTTCTTTATCTTTGGCAGAAAGTACAGTCAAGAGAAAGGGACATGCAAgcagtgtttgctctgctgGCCTGCAGAAGTATCCTGGAGGGATTGGGAAGTGAAGGGAGAAAATGGGATTTCAACTGCTGAGTTGCAAAATGTTCCTCAAGTTGTCTAAAACTGGAAGAATGGTCCTACTGCTATAGTCCAGTTTTAAATTGTTCTGACAGATCTAATTTCTAAACTTGTATAAAGTAGAACAGTTTCCTAAGCAGTAGCTTAATTTTTCTTAGTTATTCAGCATTTAGGCTGTAGGAAGTCACCTACTGATACGTAGTTGCTTTTTATCTCCAAAGGTTTAAGTACATTATTCTGGACACCGTCAGAAGTTTGAAAAAATGGTCTACAtagaaaattaactttaaaatatttatgtattgtATAATAATATGTATCTTGTCTCTCCCCAGATGAAGTTAGGAATGGGACATACAGGCAGCTCTTTCATCCTGAGCAACTGATATCTGGTAAAGAAGATGCTGCAAATAACTATGCTCGAGGTCACTACACAGTTGGAAAAGAGATAATTGATCTAGTTCTAGAGCGTATCAGGAAGCTGGTAAGACTTCTCTTTCCTGAAGGctctgaaaaatctgttttacagGATTTGGAAGTGAAGTTATCAAATGCATAGCCCTATAAACTGTGCTTGAATTTTTGTGGTATGAGACTCTATGGACTTAGCCTGCATTTGGTTTTATCCTTAGCCAGCTGAGATGACTGGATTATTCCTGTCAGATATGGCTTTCAAGTGGCCTAAAATGCTGATGAGGCACCTAAAACTTCATGTATAGATTCATGTTCAGAAAGCCAGAACCACAAATTATGATTTGTCTAGTTCCTGCTGGAGAAGGATTGGTTTCTGGCTGTGGCTCTTTCAAGGAAGTTTAAATAAGTGCGTGCTTCCATGGTTTAGATACTGTTTGCATTTCCTGCTATTATGATTTCTCCATTCATTTTATGGTATATAACAGTAGAAAAAGAATAGATCCCAGTAAGTTGGGATATTTTCAACCTCCCTTGCCCTTCAGTCAAGTGGCAAGCTTATGAAGGTTGCAGTTTAGGAGGTTCAAGTTCCCTATTTATTAAGCATGTCCATTGCCCAATCTATGTCTCAAAGGTAGGAATTCTCATTGCACAAAACCCAGGTGCTTTGATATGGAGTGCTAAGGTGCGTCTTAAAGTTCACCTTTTGCAGATCACAACTGGAATTATTCTCAACACTTGACTGCCACAGTCTCTAATTAAACCAATGATAAGTTTGCAGCAGGCTGTACTTTGACCTGAAAAACAGTCGTAATTTCTTTGTACAAGCTGTTGGCAGTCCCTGTTAATCCTGGGAGCTGAGCATCATGTGGCACCTCTTTGTGAGGACAGGGCTGTCTTCTGAGTGGAGTGAATGGGGCTGGCACTGTAATAGCTGTGACAGCTCGCTCCCCTGAGCAGAGATACACACTTGGCACTCCTACAGCTTTAGAACAGTAGCCCCAGGATGGGGGATTGCTCTACTTTTGTGCAGATAGAGAATACCAACTGTTAGGGGTAGATACATACTGAATATTATGAATATTATCTATCTATTGATAGGTAGATACACTTTGAATATTCCTGCTTTACTTGCTCGTTGTTAATGCTCTCAGCTGAGAACTGGGGGTAGAAGGAATTTTAAGATGGCAGTTTGAAGTGATGGTGGTCACCATCCAATACGTAGGGGGTTTAAACCAGCCGAGAATATTGTTTTTCATGGGGCACCTCCTTAACGCTTGGTGGATAAACTGTGTATTTCTGAAGCTTGAACAGTTGGTATGTGTCAGAATTCAGAGCTGTCTTTCTTGAGCTTAATTGGGGATTCTTAATGCACACAGTGTCTTGAACAcctgtattttctctttcagtcaGATCAGTGCACTGGCTTGCAGGGCTTCCTGATTTTCCACAGCTTTGGGGGAGGGACTGGATCTGGTTTCACCTCTCTGCTGATGGAGCGCCTCTCGGTTGACTATGGGAAAAAATCGAAGCTGGAATTCGCCATCTACCCTGCCCCTCAGGTCTCGACAGCTGTTGTAGAGCCCTACAACTCCATCCTGACCACCCACACTACGCTGGAGCACTCTGACTGTGCCTTCATGGTTGACAATGAGGCCATTTATGACATTTGCCGTAGGAACCTGGACATTGAACGCCCAACCTACACCAACCTCAATCGCCTCATTGGTCAGATAGTATCTTCCATTACTGCTTCCCTTCGGTTCGACGGTGCCTTAAACGTGGATCTTACAGAATTCCAGACTAACCTGGTGCCTTACCCCCGTATCCACTTCCCGCTGGTGACGTATTCCCCGATTATTTCGGCGGAGAAGGCCTACCACGAGCAGCTGTCCGTGGCCGAGATCACCAACGCCTGCTTCGAGCCCTCCAACCAGATGGTGAAGTGCGACCCGCGGCACGGCAAGTACATGGCGTGCTGCATGCTGTACCGCGGGGACGTGGTGCCCAAGGACGTCAACGCCGCCATCGCCGCCATCAAGACCAAGCGCACCATCCAGTTCGTGGACTGGTGTCCTACTGGATTTAAGGCAAGTCTCAGTTCCAGCATGACTTATTAAACTTCTCATTCGCTGTCCTAGGTGTATGGAGTGTATTTGCGCTGAGCTGTTCTGTAGGTACCCAGTTTATATTCTGAGATGCGGAGATTTAGGTGCTCATGCAGAGCTGTTTTGTGAGTGACAAATTTTAATCAACTCCTGTTGTCTGACTTTGATAATTGTCATTGTCAAACACCACAAAGAAACTCATGGTCTCTTTTGCATCTCCTATAGGTTGGCATCAATTACCAGCCCCCCACAGTGGTTCCTGGGGGTGACCTGGCCAAAGTCCAGCGGGCAGTCTGCATGCTGAGCAATACCACAGCCATTGCTGAGGCCTGGGCTCGCCTGGACCACAAGTTTGACCTGATGTATGCCAAACGTGCCTTTGTTCACTGGTATGTtggagaagggatggaggagggggAGTTCTCGGAGGCTCGGGAAGATTTGGCTGCTCTTGAGAAAGATTATGAAGAAGTGGGCACAGACTCGATGGATGGAGAAGATGAAGGTGAAGAATATTAAATCCAACAGTGAATTGCAAATCGTTGCCATTTTACTGCCTCTTTAGTAGCAATGTAAATCATGTCAACTGATTGGAATAAACTTCTTTAATCAAAAACTTTGGTAGTGTCCAAACACTATGTACACTCATTAACTACATGCGGTCAGCAGTCCCAAGAGGTGGAATtcctttctgaagaaaacaaaattaccaTGCTCTAGTTCAgtcagtttttttccttaaagcatTGCTATTTGAAGAGCTATTAGTGCCCAGTATATGAGACTAGAATGATCTGCAGGTTTTTCTGGAAGGTATTAGGTATATTTTTCCCAGAACTCTAGAGCTGGTGTCACAAGAGGCAAAAGGAGCTGTGTTACCCATAAAAGATGCTAAATCTTCAAAATGGAAGGCTGTTTGGGTTGTCTTCTATTCTTAGACTTCAGGAGGGCCAGTAACTTTGAGATGCAGTAACCTGGATGAGGAGGAGATGCCCAGGAAGGGTGTGCCCATAGCATGATGAACCTGCCACTGTAGCCAGAACCTGAGCAGTGATTGCCCTTGTGTTACTGTGCCCTCCCACAGAGGGAAGTGAAGTCTCTGTCTGCAGCTCTCTAGAGTCAGGCTTTGCTTGATGCTGTCTGGAGAAAAATCTCTTGGTTAACTGGCCACAGTTAAACACCTCAGTTTTCCCTAAAACTAAGTCTTTTGCAGACCTAATTGTTCCATGGGTTCCAATATGGAAACTGCCATCCTTCTTCTGTGTAAGCTGATGGAACAGGAGAGGATTTGGCTAATCAAATTTATCTTCAGATGTGAACAGTTTCTGTCTGTAACCTTCTGCATGGACTGAGTGGGGGGCCTGGGCACATAGTGAACCACAAACCAAATAACTTCACTGTTGTAGAGCTGAATGACTGAGGAATCTCCCCACAGCAATGCCAAAGGTGGAATAGTTGAATCTTAAGATGATGATTAAATAATGAATATGATTACAGGATACCAGTCTGACTCCAAGATGAGATTTGGAGAATTTTCCCCATCTGATTTCAAATTTATTCATATTCCTTCTGATTTGATAGCAGAGCATGATTCAGGCCAAGCCTTGAAATCTGTTAGTTGCAGATGTGCACACCTGCTTGGCAGGAGTCTCAGCTGGAGTATGTGAGATTCCTGAACTCCCTTCTGCATGGAAGCTTCAGTGCTCAGGTAATGCTGCATTATGTGACATCTCCTCACAAAGTGAGGCCCTTTTCCTGGTCCCATTTGGCTGGACTTGCTCTAGGTGGGGGTGTCACCTGTAATTTAGAGTaacaggctgctgctgttgatgGAGGGGTCCTAGAACAACCTGGTCTGTGACAGCTGACCAGGAATTGCTTTGGCTCCTCTTGTCCTGGATCACTCTGTGTTTTTTCAGCCATTGTGTTGAATCAATCTGATTTGAAATTCTTGGAGCTGGAAGTAACCGATTTTACAAAGATGGGGAGAACAGTTTCAGTGCTTTATCACCTCAACGGTTCTCTCAGACAGTCAACCCTGCTGTTGTGCAGGATGTGTGGCAATCACACCTCCTGCCATTAGCACAGCTGAGCATGGCCAGTGTTTCAGTGagtttctcatttgtttttccttgtggTTTTATGTTCCAGGGTAGACATAACTGAGATGAATTTGAAGTCCCGTTGATTAACATATTTTCCTGCTTACTGGTTGATTAAGCAAATGTGTTTGGTGGGGCCCAGGGACAGACACATTCATTATAGTCAGAACGACTCCATGTCGGCAAGCATTCAGGTTTTAATGGGATGGCAGTGCCCAGAGAGAAATGTGCACAGGGCTGTTTGATGCCATGCAGGTGTCAGGTTTTCACCCCAAAGATCCTCTATTGCCAGCAGATAATGGAGAGTGCTCTGTGCCACAAGTGCAGCAGCATGATTGCATTTGGAAGTTAATTGTGTTGGAGTTGTGGGTTTCTAAACTGGCcttcagtgggattttttaGCAGTGATTTGGCTTTTCTGTGAGGAATTTGGCTTCAATGAAGCCTGGCTTACTCTCTCCTGAAAATAGTGTCTGGTTTTTACTGCATTGGTGGATTACTTGTATTGAGGCCACTTCCTCTGCGATGGGAATTGGCTCATGGTGTGTCTGTTTTATCCAGGCGTGTACAGCGATGAGGCTGTGCAGGGCCCTCAGCAGCCATGTAAAATCCTTGTGCATATGGAATACTGGGCTCTGAAAACCTGGGAATCTCATTCTAGGCATTAGATGAGAATCATTATgcttctaatttttaaaagtaacatGTAATGTTACTTAGAGAAGATGTAATCTGCAACATGATGGGTGGAAGGTTTCACAAGAAGATACTGTGGTCTGGTAGCCATGGGACTGATGCTGAAAACACATACATTTTCAGCCTACATCATACTTGAGACTTCATCTTATTAGTATTAAGAAACCCTGTTGCTTTAGCTAGtgggcagctgctctctgtgtaGGCATGTGCATGCTGAGCTAAGATAAGATAGGGTTTTTCTCAGATATGAAGCCAAGATAAttacagcaggaaaatcctGCTAAAACTGCTCTTGCTTCAGTGAGCTGCAGAAATCCTTAAACATGTTCTAATTACTGACTGTATGGTTGAATTAACAAATGTGTGGTTCATCTGCTTCCTGAAATGTAGATGAGATCTTGCACTGAATTAAAATTTGAGTGTAAGAGTGTGAACTTCTGAAACTTGCAGAGGTTGATGTTAGCTGTCActtaaaggaaattttttgCTCTGCACTCTGAAAGCCTTTCTCTTATTCAATACattgtgttgttttctttgataAGAAATGCCCATACTTGAGCTTTGCACAGTCATGTGCCTATTTGCACTGGCAGAAATGCAGGCATTATCTAGTGGTAACTAAATATATCTTTACCTGTGTGGTGACACAGCTTTCTCCAGTATTGAGATTGGCAATTAATAGCTCTCACCTGACAGAATAACTTGTGTGAGTCAtgaggtggaggaggagatgAGTTGGAACCATGGCGGTCACTGTGAACTTTATTGTAAATTCTGGTGTTATCTGTAAGATCTGTTCTAGAATGGTTCTGGTGCTGTTCCAGGAGAATGCAGTGCAGCAGAATTTGATTTCCACCCACTCTGCTCTCTGAAAAAGCAATCCAAATCCTCTTTAATGTGCTAAtatctatattatatataattatgtaCATTTCTAATTTCTATAGTAAGCATGCCACAGTGTAATTGTACgataaaaatcacatttggGCACCAGAGGTAATATAAGCCCACAGCTATACATACCACTACCTCCTTCCTACAGATAAACTGATATCAAGTGAtataaaaaaacaacttttgtGCCTCAGATACTTAAAATTCTGTCAAATGAGTAGCATTCACCCATTCACTCATTCCATTCCTTTTTGCCCACTTACAGGAGCATGTTGGCACAACTTTTGGTTGTTTTGCCCCAGGCCTTCAGCCTTGCCAGGCCTGCTGGCATTGCTGTTGGCGTCCTGCTCCACATCTGGCAAATGCCCCAAGAAAATCTGGGCTGGCATCATTTCATACTGACTCTGCTTTGCAGTCTAGTCCCTGTGAACATTGTCACAGCAAagagctggagagctgcagcagtgctgctgccgTGCTACCCTATGTGTGTTGCCTCTGGGCTCCAgtgcccctgctctgccagaTAAACCTGTTTGCCTTTGCAGCAGGCCACGGTTTCCTGTGTGTAGGAGACTGCTCAGAAACAAAGCTGCAGTGGTCACTATTTATAGTGCAGAGCTATTTCACAGTGCAGTGGGGTGCTCAAATTTTGTAGCAACTGCAGATTCCAAttattttgcaggtttttgtcaatcacagaatggttttggttggaagggaccttaaagctcatctcactccaccctctgccatgggcagggacacctttcactatcccagattgctccaagccctgtccaatgtggccttgaacacttcagggatggggcagccacagcttctctgggcaccctgtgccagggcctcaccaccttcacagaaGTACCTTTAAAGTCACATTTCTTCTATTACTCATAAAagtttaggaagaaaaatgagtcTGGCACTAAATGTGGAGATGCCATATCCTGGATAGGAGCTGTGAGCTGCTATGgctgagaaaacacagagtCTTCTGTAATGAAAAAGGTACTGAATTAGGTGACTCCTGATCTTGCCTGTTTTGTCATGTTTATAAGGAattacttcaaataaaaaagcattttcttttgaactCCAGAAACAAGGACTTGGCTTATAAGTCAATTCAGCAGTAAAGAGCTGAAGAACCATTTTCCATCATATTGCAGGACTCCCTGGAAGGGCTGTAGGGGTTCCTCTGTGTGTTGAGGAGGTGATAATGATTAATCCCTTTACTCTATCTGGGTTTGAATTAGAAGGAGAACTAACAGTGTAACTTCCAGGCTGTGCAGAGACTTTGATCTACAGATCTCTCCTAAAAGTTGGGCAAGTAGATTAAAGATGTGGGGTCACAACTGGCTGTTAATGGGGAATGGAATGAGAGCATGATGAACTGGGACATTGCTCTGAAGGTTTTGTCGGTGTTGGCTGACAAGATGCTGAGAATACCAGGCtactaaataaaatttaaaaaggggCAAGAGTCACATGAGGAATGGTGCTGTCTGTGGAGCTTTTCAGTGAATTGAGTCAGTTAAACCCTGGTCTCCATGTTTCTGTTGCCATGTCCCCATTCTGTGGTGTTCTGCAGACCCTCCTTTGCATGGCCAGCTTGATGTGATATAA
Coding sequences within it:
- the LOC136371726 gene encoding tubulin alpha-1C chain-like → MRECISIHVGQAGVQIGNACWELYCLEHGIQPDGNMPSDKTIGGGDDSFNTFFSETSAGKHVPRAVFVDLEPAVIDEVRNGTYRQLFHPEQLISGKEDAANNYARGHYTVGKEIIDLVLERIRKLSDQCTGLQGFLIFHSFGGGTGSGFTSLLMERLSVDYGKKSKLEFAIYPAPQVSTAVVEPYNSILTTHTTLEHSDCAFMVDNEAIYDICRRNLDIERPTYTNLNRLIGQIVSSITASLRFDGALNVDLTEFQTNLVPYPRIHFPLVTYSPIISAEKAYHEQLSVAEITNACFEPSNQMVKCDPRHGKYMACCMLYRGDVVPKDVNAAIAAIKTKRTIQFVDWCPTGFKVGINYQPPTVVPGGDLAKVQRAVCMLSNTTAIAEAWARLDHKFDLMYAKRAFVHWYVGEGMEEGEFSEAREDLAALEKDYEEVGTDSMDGEDEGEEY